One genomic window of Nicotiana sylvestris chromosome 10, ASM39365v2, whole genome shotgun sequence includes the following:
- the LOC104246115 gene encoding protein SPIRAL1-like 1 encodes MGRGVSYGGGQSSLGYLFGGGEAPKSTTENAQAVQSEAQAINKEPASKPAVSAPVDAAKQIPAGIQSTHSFNHFRRDGQNTGNFITDRPSTKVHAAPGGGSSLGYLFGDGSS; translated from the exons ATGGGTCGTGGAGTCAGCTATGGAGGAGGGCAAAGTTCACTGGGATACTTATTTGGGGGCGGTGAAGCGCCAAAATCAACCACGGAAAATGCCCAAGCTGTTCAAAGTGAAGCGCAGGCAATAAATAAAGAGCCAGCTTCAAAGCCTGCCGTTTCTGCTCCAGTTGATGCTGCTAAGCAGATTCCTGCTGGTATTCAAAGCACCCATTCATTTAACCATTTCAGGAGAGATGGTCAAAACACAGGCAACTTTATCACG GACCGACCATCTACCAAAGTCCATGCTGCTCCTGGAGGTGGATCTTCTTTGGGATATCTCTTCGGGGATGGCAGCAGCTAA
- the LOC104246114 gene encoding ubiquinone biosynthesis protein COQ4 homolog, mitochondrial, with translation MIEGSRLRLKGWQQAAVAVGSAFGALLDPRRADLIAALGETTGKPAFDRVLERMKKSPEGREILLERPRVISTKVGHAWDLPDNTFGAAYAKFMGSRNFSPDDRPPVRFMETEELAYVAMRAREVHDFWHTLFGLPTNLIGETALKVIEFEQMLLPMCLMSVLGGTARFTDKQRSLFYQHYFPWALKAGARSTDLMCVYYEKHFHEDLEDVRRRWGIIPAPSPPRPNSTNVVPL, from the exons ATGATAGAAGGTAGTCGTCTTCGGTTGAAAGGGTGGCAGCAGGCTGCTGTTGCAGTTGGTTCTGCATTTGGGGCGTTGCTAGATCCTCGAAGAGCAGATCTTATTGCTGCTTTAGGTGAAACAACAGGGAAACCAGCTTTTGATAGGGTTCTTGAAAGGATGAAGAAGAGCCCTGAAGGCAGA GAAATACTGTTGGAGCGACCTCGTGTGATTTCTACAAAAGTGGGGCATGCATGGGACCTACCTGATAACACTTTTGGTGCTGCATACGCAAAATTTATGGGATCTAGGAACTTTTCACCTGATGATCGTCCACCAGTGCGATTCATGGAAACTGAAGAGTTGGCATATGTAGCTATGCGTGCTCGCGAGGTGCATGACTTCTGGCACACCCTTTTTGGCCTTCCAACAAACCTGATTGGAGAAACAGCACTAAAGGTGATCGAGTTTGAACAGATGCTACTCCCCATGTGTTTGATGTCTGTGCTAGGGGGTACAGCAAGGTTTACTGACAAGCAAAGGAGCTTGTTCTATCAGCATTACTTCCCATGGGCTCTAAAGGCTGGAGCTCGTTCCACAGATCTCATGTGTGTGTACTATGAAAAACATTTTCATGAAGATTTGGAAGATGTCCGTCGCAGATGGGGGATAATTCCAGCTCCCTCTCCTCCAAGACCAAATTCAACAAATGTTGTACCTCTTTGA